Proteins from a genomic interval of Niabella soli DSM 19437:
- a CDS encoding DUF4294 domain-containing protein, which produces MKKQYLYLIILAGFFLLPAAFENTAQAQTADTVRVPPMPTMQEIMKDWGPRDSTKVAAIWYGPNYDSFKMMPYTEEQNIWVSKLPPDKLEKIKQEWNRLRNAVYVCYPYALTASAVIDNISRQLQGVADKSARKAIIKSREQELKKKFGDPLSNLSVYQGKVLMKLIYRQTGADCYEIIKEYKGGLNARLYQTVAFFYGGSLKQDYDIRKNSFDRQIEDFVQEINATWYHNPYRVR; this is translated from the coding sequence TTGAAGAAACAATACCTATACCTGATCATATTGGCAGGATTCTTTTTGTTGCCGGCTGCTTTTGAGAACACGGCTCAGGCGCAAACCGCCGACACCGTGCGCGTTCCTCCCATGCCTACGATGCAGGAGATCATGAAGGATTGGGGACCCCGCGATTCCACTAAAGTTGCCGCGATCTGGTATGGGCCCAATTACGATTCTTTTAAAATGATGCCCTATACGGAAGAGCAAAATATCTGGGTATCGAAACTGCCACCCGACAAGCTGGAAAAAATAAAACAGGAATGGAACCGGTTGCGCAATGCCGTGTACGTTTGCTACCCTTACGCATTAACGGCATCGGCAGTTATTGACAATATCAGCAGGCAATTACAGGGAGTTGCTGATAAAAGCGCACGTAAGGCCATTATAAAATCGCGGGAACAGGAACTGAAAAAGAAATTTGGCGATCCGTTAAGCAATCTTTCCGTTTACCAGGGAAAGGTGTTAATGAAGCTGATCTACCGCCAGACGGGCGCCGACTGCTATGAAATAATAAAAGAATATAAGGGGGGACTCAATGCGCGCCTGTATCAGACCGTGGCCTTCTTTTATGGGGGAAGTCTTAAACAGGATTATGACATCCGGAAGAACAGCTTTGACCGGCAGATCGAGGATTTTGTTCAGGAAATAAATGCCACCTGGTATCACAATCCGTACCGGGTGCGGTAA
- the hisH gene encoding imidazole glycerol phosphate synthase subunit HisH yields MNTVIIKYNAGNIQSVLFALERIGVQATVTDDLEAIRSADKIIFPGVGEASTAMNYLKERKLDQLIREARQPLLGICLGMQLLCAHSEENDTSCLGIFDVPVKKFVSEELKIPQMGWNRIHTKENPLFKKVPADAWCYFVHSYYAVLNPHTIATTNYATEFSSALHRDNFYGVQFHPEKSADAGEQVLKNFLEL; encoded by the coding sequence ATGAATACAGTAATCATAAAATATAATGCAGGCAATATCCAATCCGTGTTATTTGCCTTAGAGCGTATCGGTGTGCAGGCCACTGTTACAGACGATTTGGAAGCGATCCGATCGGCCGACAAAATTATTTTTCCCGGCGTGGGTGAAGCCAGCACGGCGATGAATTATCTGAAAGAGCGCAAGCTGGATCAACTGATCCGTGAGGCCCGTCAGCCGTTGTTGGGCATTTGCCTGGGCATGCAATTATTATGTGCGCACAGTGAAGAAAACGATACTTCTTGCCTGGGTATTTTTGATGTGCCGGTTAAAAAATTCGTCAGTGAGGAATTGAAGATCCCCCAAATGGGTTGGAACCGCATTCACACTAAAGAAAATCCCCTTTTCAAAAAAGTACCCGCTGATGCCTGGTGCTATTTCGTGCATAGCTATTATGCTGTATTAAATCCGCACACCATTGCAACAACAAATTATGCAACGGAATTCAGCAGCGCGCTCCATCGGGACAACTTCTATGGTGTGCAATTTCATCCCGAGAAAAGTGCCGACGCCGGGGAGCAGGTACTCAAAAATTTTTTAGAACTTTGA
- a CDS encoding DUF2723 domain-containing protein — protein MNFKKVNNLTGWVVFLIATITYATTREARGSLWDCGEFVSTAYKLQMAHPPGAPMFSLLGRFFIILFGDKAITAANAVNFMSALMSSCTILFLFWTITHFARKMFVKTGTGLTGQQIFTVMTAGIVGALAYTFTDSFWYSAVEGEVYASSSFFTALVFWCMLKWEYADEMAVDEYEKARADRWIVFLFFMMGLSIGVHLLNLLTIPAIVMIYFYRRYKVTVKSGVIAFLVGCLITGVVQLAVIQYSMKAAGLFDIFFVNSFGLPFFSGFTFYFILIAALIAWGIGFKPDVSKNKILVWTALFFTLAFLPFAFGSGTMAVPKIVLLLIIGGVLGYFIKPAALKIFKLFLWCFSFMMLGYFMYFTNMIRSNANPAIDMNNVDNPINLVYYLSREQYGTQPLLYGAHYAAEPDVDENGSYLDLGEMKYVKGDNNYIPIGRDRSIRYKSSDKQLFVRVWDSSNDQGHADFYADWLGLAKPDPNTGQGSYGAPSYMDNINWFMSYQTSWMYMRYFMWNFAGKQNDLEGFGNKRDGNWISGISIMDNARLGDQSKLPDSLKNNKAHNTFYMLPFVLGIIGFVYQYLKNRKDWVVTFLLFFFTGMAIVIYLNQPGNQPRERDYAYVGSFYAFAVWIGLAVVAFIRSVLEPEDKEGFQKLLIYGSSAAFLITALSSMSSSFSGVIIASLVATIIYIAVLYLVTFIAQAVSGKGTNMKMANIATAILCIIAPALMAQQEWNDHDRSKKTLAPDIAKDYLESCAPNAILFTFGDNDTYPLWYAQEVENVRPDIRIINTSLLGIDWYINQLRYKINDADSVNVILTPEQIEGHNREYLRFTQPQPGQNIDPNNFYPLYDVIKTVVGARAEDPETKRDVGSNYLPIRRFFIPVDKALVLKNGTATAGDSILAQVPFEIPQGTSGIQRNDLIMLAIIASNQWKRPIYLTTPIGNLGFGQYLRKDGLSYRFVPVVTKAPQANWVTDQVYRQLHAGGTSIRDNNLDAIYKNLLTKYEFGGADKSGVYFDEVNRQSLLNIRSIFAEAAGNLADAGRKEEAIKLLNKAEAGILPENLPYGMVSHYNQHDQIGLILAEAYYKAGKLDRARKVIAGVRKDINDQQNYYNYLKAEKPDYYQGFQSLDDPLNQIAGAAADAIEQHYDPLKKNEKSPVQELPGIPSAPAKAADSGKTAKDSGKK, from the coding sequence ATGAATTTCAAAAAAGTAAACAACCTCACCGGATGGGTGGTTTTTCTTATTGCCACCATTACTTATGCTACCACACGTGAAGCCCGCGGCTCCCTTTGGGATTGTGGAGAATTTGTATCCACTGCTTATAAGCTCCAAATGGCGCACCCGCCCGGCGCTCCCATGTTCAGCCTGTTGGGCCGTTTTTTTATTATACTTTTTGGCGATAAAGCGATAACGGCGGCCAATGCGGTAAACTTTATGAGCGCCTTAATGAGCAGTTGTACGATCCTTTTCCTTTTTTGGACGATCACTCATTTTGCGCGTAAAATGTTTGTAAAAACCGGCACCGGACTTACCGGCCAGCAGATCTTTACCGTAATGACAGCAGGTATCGTTGGGGCGCTTGCCTACACCTTTACCGATTCCTTTTGGTACAGTGCTGTAGAAGGCGAAGTGTATGCCAGCTCCTCCTTTTTTACCGCGCTTGTTTTCTGGTGTATGCTTAAATGGGAATATGCCGATGAAATGGCTGTTGATGAATATGAAAAAGCAAGGGCCGATCGCTGGATCGTATTCCTTTTCTTCATGATGGGGCTGTCGATCGGTGTGCACCTGTTAAACCTGCTCACGATCCCGGCCATTGTGATGATCTATTTCTATCGCCGGTATAAGGTAACCGTTAAAAGCGGCGTCATTGCATTCCTTGTAGGATGTTTGATCACCGGTGTGGTGCAATTAGCGGTGATCCAGTATAGCATGAAAGCGGCCGGGCTTTTTGATATTTTCTTCGTCAACAGTTTTGGATTGCCCTTCTTCTCCGGATTTACTTTCTACTTTATCTTAATTGCTGCTTTGATTGCCTGGGGTATTGGCTTTAAGCCAGACGTTTCCAAAAATAAGATCCTGGTGTGGACGGCTTTATTCTTTACATTGGCCTTTTTACCCTTTGCCTTTGGCAGTGGTACCATGGCCGTGCCCAAGATCGTTTTATTGCTGATCATCGGGGGCGTGCTGGGCTATTTTATTAAGCCTGCTGCCTTAAAGATCTTCAAACTCTTTCTGTGGTGTTTCTCCTTTATGATGCTGGGGTACTTTATGTACTTCACCAACATGATCCGCAGTAATGCGAATCCTGCAATTGACATGAACAATGTCGATAACCCGATCAACCTGGTTTATTACCTCAGCCGCGAGCAATACGGCACTCAACCTTTATTATATGGTGCCCATTATGCCGCAGAGCCGGATGTGGACGAAAATGGAAGTTATCTGGACCTGGGCGAGATGAAATATGTAAAAGGGGACAACAACTATATTCCCATCGGGCGGGATCGCTCTATTCGCTATAAAAGCTCCGACAAACAGCTCTTTGTGCGGGTATGGGATTCCAGCAACGACCAGGGGCATGCTGATTTTTATGCCGATTGGCTGGGGCTGGCCAAGCCCGATCCCAATACGGGGCAGGGTTCTTATGGCGCGCCGAGTTACATGGATAATATCAACTGGTTTATGAGTTATCAAACCAGTTGGATGTATATGCGTTATTTCATGTGGAATTTCGCCGGCAAACAAAACGACCTGGAGGGCTTTGGGAACAAAAGAGATGGTAACTGGATATCCGGTATCTCCATAATGGACAATGCCCGCCTGGGCGACCAAAGCAAACTGCCGGATAGTTTAAAAAATAATAAGGCGCATAATACTTTTTATATGTTGCCTTTCGTATTGGGCATCATCGGCTTTGTTTACCAATACCTGAAAAACAGGAAAGACTGGGTGGTAACCTTCCTGCTGTTTTTCTTCACGGGTATGGCCATTGTGATCTACCTCAACCAGCCGGGCAATCAGCCCCGTGAGCGGGATTATGCTTATGTAGGGTCTTTTTATGCCTTTGCGGTATGGATCGGGTTGGCAGTGGTTGCTTTTATCAGGAGCGTGCTGGAGCCGGAAGACAAGGAAGGTTTCCAGAAGTTATTGATATACGGTAGTTCTGCTGCCTTCCTTATTACAGCGCTCAGCAGTATGTCCAGCTCTTTCTCGGGTGTTATCATTGCCAGCCTCGTAGCTACTATAATTTATATTGCCGTGCTCTACCTTGTTACATTTATTGCACAGGCCGTTTCGGGCAAAGGGACGAATATGAAAATGGCCAATATAGCTACTGCAATTCTTTGTATTATAGCCCCGGCGCTGATGGCACAGCAGGAATGGAATGACCACGACCGCAGTAAAAAAACGCTGGCCCCGGACATTGCAAAAGATTACTTGGAAAGCTGCGCACCCAACGCGATCCTGTTCACCTTTGGTGATAACGATACCTATCCGCTGTGGTATGCCCAGGAAGTGGAAAATGTGCGTCCGGATATCCGCATCATCAATACCAGCCTGCTGGGGATCGATTGGTATATTAACCAGCTCCGGTATAAGATCAACGATGCAGATTCTGTTAACGTGATCCTGACCCCGGAACAAATAGAAGGGCATAACCGGGAATACCTGCGTTTTACCCAGCCACAACCCGGGCAAAATATCGATCCCAATAATTTCTACCCGCTTTATGATGTGATCAAAACCGTTGTGGGTGCACGTGCCGAAGATCCGGAAACCAAACGCGATGTAGGCTCCAACTATCTGCCCATAAGGCGATTCTTTATTCCGGTGGATAAAGCCCTGGTTTTAAAAAATGGTACGGCAACCGCTGGCGACAGCATTTTAGCGCAAGTGCCTTTTGAGATCCCGCAAGGTACCTCCGGCATCCAGCGTAATGACCTGATCATGCTGGCCATCATAGCCTCCAACCAATGGAAGCGGCCCATTTATTTAACAACGCCCATTGGGAACCTGGGCTTTGGTCAATACTTAAGAAAAGACGGCTTATCTTACCGCTTTGTGCCGGTTGTTACAAAAGCCCCTCAGGCCAACTGGGTTACCGACCAGGTATATCGCCAGTTGCATGCAGGAGGCACTTCTATCAGGGATAATAACCTGGATGCTATATACAAAAACCTGCTCACCAAATACGAATTCGGAGGTGCCGACAAATCCGGTGTATATTTTGATGAAGTAAACCGGCAATCCCTGCTGAATATCCGCAGCATTTTTGCTGAAGCCGCCGGCAACCTCGCAGACGCAGGCAGGAAAGAAGAAGCCATTAAATTGTTAAACAAAGCCGAAGCAGGTATTTTGCCGGAAAACCTGCCGTATGGTATGGTGAGCCATTATAACCAACACGATCAGATCGGCCTCATACTGGCGGAAGCCTATTATAAAGCCGGCAAGCTGGATAGGGCAAGAAAAGTGATCGCAGGCGTTAGAAAGGACATCAACGATCAGCAGAATTATTACAATTACCTGAAAGCCGAAAAACCGGATTATTATCAGGGCTTCCAGTCTCTCGATGATCCGCTAAATC
- the hisIE gene encoding bifunctional phosphoribosyl-AMP cyclohydrolase/phosphoribosyl-ATP diphosphatase HisIE produces MIDFSKYTDGLAPVIIQDAATQQVLMLGFMNAEALEKTKKEGKVTFFSRNKQRLWTKGETSNNFLLVKEILEDCDADTLLIKAEPQGPTCHTGDISCFGKANDRFSLQELEKVIRDRRNNPTEKSYTASLFAKGINKIAQKVGEEAVEIVIEAKDDNKDLFLGEAADLLFHYLVLLQAKGFELNDVLEVLAARHKK; encoded by the coding sequence ATGATCGACTTTTCAAAATATACAGACGGGCTGGCTCCCGTAATTATACAGGACGCTGCCACACAACAGGTACTGATGCTGGGATTCATGAATGCCGAAGCATTGGAAAAAACCAAAAAGGAAGGAAAAGTTACTTTTTTCAGCCGGAACAAGCAACGTCTCTGGACAAAAGGCGAAACATCCAATAACTTCCTCCTGGTAAAAGAGATCCTCGAAGATTGCGATGCAGATACCTTACTTATTAAGGCCGAACCACAAGGCCCCACCTGCCATACGGGGGACATCAGTTGTTTTGGAAAAGCCAATGACCGCTTTTCATTACAGGAACTGGAAAAAGTGATCCGGGATCGCAGGAATAATCCTACCGAAAAATCTTATACCGCCTCACTTTTCGCAAAGGGAATCAATAAAATTGCCCAAAAAGTGGGCGAGGAAGCGGTTGAGATCGTTATTGAAGCAAAAGATGATAATAAAGACCTGTTCCTGGGAGAAGCTGCCGATCTGCTATTCCACTACCTGGTATTATTGCAGGCCAAGGGCTTTGAATTGAATGACGTTTTGGAAGTATTGGCCGCCCGGCACAAAAAGTAA
- the hisA gene encoding 1-(5-phosphoribosyl)-5-[(5-phosphoribosylamino)methylideneamino]imidazole-4-carboxamide isomerase produces the protein MEIIPAIDIIEGKAVRLSKGDYNQKKVYNENPLEVALQFEDAGLKRLHLVDLDGAKAGAVRNWNVLETIAGKTKLAIDFSGGISSEKDVQIALDSGAAYAAIGSMAVKKPVVFQDWLTQFGVEKFILGADVLDEKIMIKGWTEATDINIFNFLKHYRTKGIQQFFCTDISKDGLLQGSSNELYKKILNEVTELKLIASGGVSSIKDLEDLKAIGCSGAIVGKAIYEGRISLKELNLFNK, from the coding sequence ATGGAGATTATCCCCGCAATAGATATCATAGAAGGTAAGGCTGTACGACTAAGTAAAGGCGATTACAACCAAAAAAAAGTATATAACGAAAATCCCCTGGAAGTAGCCCTTCAGTTTGAAGATGCCGGTTTAAAAAGACTGCACCTGGTAGACCTCGACGGTGCAAAAGCCGGCGCTGTGCGCAACTGGAACGTATTGGAAACGATTGCCGGAAAAACAAAACTCGCTATCGACTTCAGCGGCGGCATTTCCAGTGAAAAGGATGTACAGATCGCTTTGGATTCCGGTGCTGCTTATGCTGCTATCGGCAGCATGGCTGTTAAAAAGCCGGTAGTGTTCCAGGATTGGCTGACACAATTCGGTGTTGAAAAATTCATTTTAGGCGCCGATGTACTTGATGAAAAAATAATGATCAAGGGCTGGACCGAAGCGACTGATATCAATATCTTCAACTTTCTGAAACATTACCGCACTAAGGGCATCCAACAATTTTTCTGTACCGATATCAGCAAAGACGGGCTTTTGCAAGGCAGCTCCAACGAGCTTTATAAAAAGATACTCAACGAGGTAACCGAGCTAAAGCTGATCGCCAGCGGCGGCGTCAGCAGCATCAAAGACCTGGAAGATCTTAAAGCCATTGGCTGCAGCGGGGCGATTGTAGGGAAAGCCATATATGAAGGACGGATCAGTCTTAAAGAACTAAATCTATTTAATAAATAA
- a CDS encoding four helix bundle protein gives MSTIKKFEDLEIWQIAEKLSLKIFTESTIGEFYKDFRFKDQIRAASGSIMDNIAEGFERSSRLEFINFLGFAKGSCGEVKSQLHRAKDQQYITEDFFTELYESYDRLSANIAGFIGYLNRTSIKGQKFKDRN, from the coding sequence ATGAGCACCATCAAGAAATTTGAAGATCTGGAAATATGGCAGATTGCCGAAAAACTTTCGCTGAAAATCTTTACAGAATCCACTATCGGGGAATTTTATAAGGATTTTCGTTTCAAAGACCAGATCCGCGCAGCCTCTGGTTCAATTATGGACAATATTGCAGAAGGATTTGAACGGTCCTCGAGACTTGAATTCATCAATTTCCTGGGCTTTGCCAAAGGATCGTGTGGGGAAGTGAAATCGCAACTCCACCGGGCAAAGGATCAGCAATATATAACAGAAGATTTTTTCACAGAGCTGTATGAAAGCTACGATAGGCTTTCGGCGAATATAGCGGGGTTCATTGGCTACCTGAATAGAACGTCAATAAAAGGACAAAAGTTTAAGGATCGGAACTAA
- a CDS encoding KilA-N domain-containing protein gives MAAQQTKDTIHANGLEIAIYTEDFKNEYISLTDIARYKSDEPNDVIRNWLRTRDTIEFLGLWEQLHNPNFKPVEFDGFRKKAGMNAFALSPQKWIEATNAIGITARSGRYGGTFAHTDIAFEFASWISPEFKLYIIKDYKRLKNEENSRLSLNWNLNRTLSKLNYRILTDAIKENIIPKSITKEQAAIIYAHEADVLNMALFGVTAKQWREQNRTLEGNIRDQATIEQLLVLANLEGLNAEFIKMGLPQNDRLIKLNQAAISQLTSLLKNNTIKQIK, from the coding sequence ATGGCAGCTCAACAAACAAAAGATACCATTCATGCCAACGGGCTTGAAATTGCGATCTACACGGAAGACTTTAAAAACGAGTATATATCGCTTACGGATATTGCCCGGTATAAAAGCGATGAGCCAAATGATGTTATTCGCAATTGGCTCAGAACAAGAGACACGATCGAGTTTCTGGGGCTTTGGGAGCAGTTACACAACCCAAATTTTAAACCCGTCGAATTCGACGGGTTTAGAAAAAAAGCTGGCATGAATGCCTTTGCTTTGTCGCCTCAAAAATGGATAGAAGCTACAAACGCTATTGGAATCACCGCCAGATCAGGTCGTTATGGTGGTACTTTTGCCCATACAGATATCGCTTTTGAATTTGCTTCCTGGATTTCTCCTGAGTTCAAGTTGTATATTATTAAAGACTACAAACGGTTAAAAAATGAAGAGAATAGCCGGCTTTCGTTGAACTGGAACCTGAACAGAACCCTTTCAAAACTCAATTACCGTATTCTTACTGATGCTATTAAGGAAAATATCATCCCAAAAAGCATTACTAAAGAACAGGCCGCCATTATCTACGCCCATGAAGCCGATGTATTAAATATGGCATTATTCGGAGTTACGGCTAAACAATGGAGGGAACAAAACAGAACATTAGAAGGAAACATAAGAGATCAGGCAACGATCGAGCAGTTATTGGTGCTGGCCAACCTCGAAGGACTGAATGCTGAGTTTATCAAAATGGGGTTGCCCCAAAACGATCGGTTAATTAAACTTAACCAGGCCGCGATCAGTCAGTTGACCTCATTATTAAAGAATAATACTATAAAGCAAATAAAATAA
- the hisF gene encoding imidazole glycerol phosphate synthase subunit HisF — MLAKRIIPCLDIKDGRTVKGTNFLQLRDAGDPVELAMRYCTEGADELVFLDITATVDKRKTLAELVRKIATHINIPFTVGGGINTIDDVSVLMEHGADKISVNTSAVRDPQLVSDLAKNFGSQCVVVAIDIKLFNGTWKVVTHGGRNATDLEATDWAKKVTDLGAGEILLTSMENDGTKKGFALDITRRISEALPVPVIASGGAGTLGHFKAVFEEGAADAALAASIFHFREIEIGALKNYLKESNIPIRL, encoded by the coding sequence ATGCTCGCAAAAAGAATCATCCCCTGCCTCGACATTAAAGACGGACGTACCGTAAAAGGGACCAACTTTTTACAATTGAGAGATGCGGGAGATCCGGTGGAGCTGGCGATGCGCTACTGCACCGAAGGAGCCGACGAGCTCGTGTTCCTGGATATAACCGCCACGGTAGATAAAAGAAAAACGCTTGCCGAACTGGTTCGCAAGATCGCCACACATATCAATATCCCTTTTACCGTAGGCGGAGGTATTAACACGATTGACGATGTATCCGTGTTAATGGAACACGGCGCCGATAAAATCTCGGTAAACACTTCCGCCGTAAGAGATCCGCAGTTGGTAAGCGATCTGGCGAAGAACTTCGGCAGCCAGTGCGTAGTTGTAGCCATCGACATAAAGCTGTTTAACGGCACCTGGAAAGTGGTCACGCACGGCGGCAGAAATGCCACCGATCTGGAAGCAACCGACTGGGCCAAAAAAGTTACCGACCTTGGCGCCGGAGAGATCCTTTTAACATCAATGGAAAACGATGGCACCAAAAAAGGATTTGCCCTGGATATTACCCGCCGGATCAGCGAGGCATTGCCGGTTCCGGTAATCGCCTCCGGAGGCGCCGGCACCCTGGGGCATTTTAAAGCCGTATTTGAGGAAGGCGCGGCAGACGCGGCCCTGGCGGCCAGTATCTTTCATTTCAGGGAAATCGAGATCGGCGCCTTAAAAAATTATTTAAAAGAAAGCAATATTCCCATTAGACTGTAA